In the Streptomyces sp. 3214.6 genome, CGCTCGATGGCTCGGAAATTCTTCGCTGTAGCGGGGTACGCCGGGCCCTCCGCGCCCCACTCCTCGGTCAGCCGGGGAACTCCCCGGCCGAACCGAGGAGGAGCGAGGGTTCATGTTGTTCCGCATCGACCAGCGTCACCGTGACGAGGACAGGGCGCTGGTCCAGCGCTTCAAGGCACATCCAGCACCGTCACCGGAGCGCGACCGGGCGTTCGGTGAGCTTCTCACCCGCCACCGACGGCTGGTGCTCTCGTACTGTCGGCGCTGGGTCGACGATCCGGGCCTCGCCGAGGACGTCGCCCAGCAGGTGTTCCTGGCCCTGTGGAAGGGGCTGGACCGCATGGAGAACCCGGACGGGCTGCACAGCTGGCTGCGCACGGTCACCCACCACCAGTGCACCGCGCAGTTCGCCGGTCCTGCGCAGGACCGCAGGCCCCACCGCAGGCTTCGTCCCCCGGAGGTCCTCGCGTCACACGACCAGGCCCTGTTCGAGAACGCGGCGACGGTCGGCGAAGAGGAGGACAGCGTCCTGCTCGCCCTCCAGGTCGATCAGCTGGGCGCCGTCCTGGACCGGTTCGCGGGCGCCCTGCCTCCCCGGCTCCAGCCGGTCTACCGGCTGCATGTGCGCGAGGGCTGGGACGGAGAGGAGCTGAAGCGGCGGCTCGGGGTTCCGGACGCCACGATGCGCCGGTTCAAGTCCGACCTGCTGACGGAGGAGTTGGCGCGGCTCCTCGTCACCAACCTCGTCGCGGCTGAGGCTTTGGACCGCGGCAGGGAGGCATCCTGCGGCCGGCTGCTCGACCTGCTGGGCGAGCGGAGGTCCGATGAACCGCTGACGCGCTCCCTTGTCCTGAAGGTCGACAAGCACCTGCGGCAGTGCACCGCCTGCGAAGTCCGCGAGCAGCACTTCCGGCAGGAATGGCGTCGGGCGCTGCCCCTGCTCGTCAGCTCCGGCCTGCACGAGCCCGAGTCCGACCACATCGAGCTCACGGCTGCCGCGCACGACCTCGCCCGGTGCGGGCACCAGCCGCCTGCGGGGACGGTACGGCGTACGGGGCGCCGGCTCGCCGTCGCGCTGGTCGTCCTGCTGGGCACCCTCGCGGGCGGCGTGGCCTGGCAGGTGGACGGCGGGCGGTCCGCGGACACGGTCCTGGCCGGTCCCGACGCTCCCGGGTCGTCCGGCGGCCGATCGTCGTCGGGAAGCGCCCCGGACACCGGCTCGTCATCGCCCCACTCACCTGACTCCGGCGACGGCGACGGCGACAGCGACAGCGACGGCGACCGGGGCGCGGGGTCGAGCGCCGGGAAGAAGACGACTCCGAACGGGAGCAACCCCAGCAACCACGGGAAGGGTGGGAAGGACAAGAAGGACGGGAAGGGCAGGGCCGACGGGAACGACGGGGACGACGGGGACGACGGGGACGACGGCGGCTCGGGCGACCGCATCGGCACCGATCCCAGCGCCAATCCCGGCGACGGGCCCAGCCCCTCCGCCCCCGGCCAAACCGACCCCTCCCCAGGCCCCGACCCCGCACCCGACCCGCCGCCGGCCGAACTCCCGCCTCCGCACGCCCCAACGCCTCCTTCGTCGGCCCCCGCACCGCCGACGCCGCACAAGCTGGTCGTCCACCTCAACGCCCCTTCGGCCGGTGGTGTGAGCGTCGCGGTCAACGGCGCCGGGCTCGGTACGTGCTCCAAGGCCTACGAGGCGCCGGCGAAGGACTGCGCCTACACCGTCCACGTCGGTGACACCGTGCACCTCGCGCCGCTCAACAGCCTCGTCACCTGGGGCGCTCCCTGCGCCGGCGGAGCCCCGGAGGCCCTGTGCGAGTTCCTCGTCGCAGGGGATGTCACCACGAGCCTGACCACGAGTTACAACCCGGGCTGAGAAAAATCCTCGAAGACGTACGAAACGAGGGGACAAGTCCGCGGACGCGCCCCACCACTGCGGTGCGCGGGACTCCTCCCGCGCACCGGATCCGCATCCAGCCAAGGAGAGCAGTGATGCTGCACAGCACCTCTCGAACCCCGCGTCGCGCAGCCCGTCGCACAGCCCGGCTCGCCGCCCTCTCGGCGACCGCGGCCGTCCTCGCGTCGATCGTGTCGACGGCCCCGGCCGCGACGGCCGCCCCCGTCGGGAACTGCCCGCACGGCACCGTGGTGCGCCAGGCCCAGCCGGGAGGCGATCACACCTGTGTCGCCCCGGCCACACTGGGCCGCCGGATGACCGCCTTCGTGCCCGCCCGCCACGGATTCGCGTTCCGCAACAACTTCCAGACCGCCCCGTTGTTCGACATCCGCGTCCGCGGCCTGTGCGGCGGCATGTCCTACGCGGCACTCGACCACTTCTTCAGCCGCCGCCCCATCCCCGCGCAGAACACCGCGCCCGCCGCCGGAACGCCCCTGTTCCGCTACATCAACTCCCGCCAGTGGGACTCCGTCCTGCCCAACCTCGACAAGTGGACGGAGCTCACCGTCAACCCGTTCGGCTGGCGCAACCAGGAGTTCTTCCACTGGGGCCTGCAAGGCTTCGGGGGCGGGCGGCTGCAGGAGCTGAGGGAGTCCATCGACGCCGGCCGGCCGGCCCCGCTGGGCCTGTTCAAACAGGACAGCGGGCTCTTCGGGCCGCACCACCAGGTCGTCGCGATCGGCTACCAGCTCGGCCGCTACACCGGAGACCTGGGCTCCTTCCAGTCCGACCTCAGGATCTTCGTCTACGACCCCAACCACCCCGGCAAGATCATGACCCTGGCGCCGCGCCCGAACCAGAACCTCTTCGGCTACCTCGAGTCGCCCGGCGAGACCTGGCGCACGTACTTCGTGGACCGCAAGTACGCCCGCCGCACCCCGCCCGCCTTTCCGGCCCCGCCGCCCACCCGCCCCGGCACCGTCTCCGAGCTGCTGGTCACCATCGGCACCGGCGGCGACGACCTGCGCGGCGGGAACGACAACGCCGACCTGACCGTCGCCTTCAAGCACCGGCCGGCGCTGCGGATCCCGAACATCAACCACGGCGCCCGCTGGATCGGCCGTCACGCCCAGACCGTGCGCGTGCCGCTGCCCCGCCCCGTCGAGCCGGCCGAGTTGTCCTCGCTGACCCTGTCCACCGCGTTCGGCGGCGGAATCGGCGGCGACAACTGGAACGTGGACAGTCTGCGGATCACCGCCTCCGACGGCACGCCGCTCTTCCAGAACAGCGGCAACCCGCTGGTGCGCTTCACCGGACAGACCCACACCTTCACCGCACCGCTCGGCTGAACCGCCCACGCGGGCTGTGCCGTCCGGCGCCCCCGGACGGCACAGCCCGCGTCAGGCCGACGCCGCGTTCTCCTTCACCGTGATCCTCCCCTTGCGGATCGTCGCCAGGCGCGGCGCCTTCTTCGCGATCGAGGAGTCGTGGGTGACCATGATGAAGGTCAGCCCGTGCTCCTTCCACATGGTGTGCAGCACATCCATGATCTCGTCGCGCATGCTCTCGTCGAGGTTGCCGGTCGGCTCGTCGGCGAGCAGCACCTTCGGCTGCTTCACCAACGCGCGGGCGATGGCGACGCGCTGCTGCTGGCCGCCGGACATCTCGGACGGCAGGTGCCCGATCCGCTCGCCGAGGCCGACCGACGTCAGCGCCTCGGCGGCCCGCTCGCGGCGCTCCTTGGGCTTCACGCCGAGCGGGACGAGGGCGGTCTCGACGTTCTCCTGCGCGTTGAGCGTCGGGATGAGGTTGAAGGACTGGAAGACGAAGCCGATGTTCTCGCTGCGCACCTTCGTCAGCCTGGCCTCGGAGAGCTTGGCCAGGTCGACGCCGTCGAGGACGACCTCGCCCGCGGAGGGCCGGTCGAGCGCGCCGATCATCTGCAGCAGTGTGGACTTGCCGCCGCCGGTGGGGCCCTGGATGACGAGCCGGTCGCCGTCCGGGATGGTCAGGTCGACGCCGTCCAGAGCGTGGACCGTCTCCTTGCCCCGGGTGTAGCGCTTGGTGACACCTCTGAGTTCGTACATGGGGACAACAACTCCTGGAACTGGTAGGTGGGTTGGCTACTCGACGCGGCGCAGCGCGTCCGCCGGGCGCAGCCGCGACGCCCGCCAGCCGCCGAACGCCCCGGCGATCAGACCGCCGGCCACGGCGAGAGCCACCGCGATGGCCACCGTCGTGACGCTCACCGGCGCGGTCAGCGCGACGTCGAGGGTCTTGGACGCCGCCCGGCGCCCGAACCCGCCGAAGCCGCCGCCACCGCCGGGACCGCCCTGGCCGCCGCCACCACCGCCCAACTGGGCCTGCAGCGTGGGGCTGACGGCGGTCACGGCGTAGGCGCCCGCCAGGCCGAGCGCGATGCCCAGGGCGCCGCCCAGCAGGCCGTTGACCATGGCCTCGCCGACGACCTGCCGGGTGACCCGGCCGGACTTCCAGCCCAGCGCCTTCAGCGTGCCGAACTCACGGACACGGCGGGAGACCGCCGAGGAGGTGAGCAGACCGGCGACCAGGAAGGCGGCGATCAGGACGGCGATGGACAGCCACTTGCCGACGTTGGTGGCGAGGGAGGAGGCCGTGGAGAGAGAGCCGGAGACGGTGTCGGCGAGGTCGGCGGAGGTCGTCACCGTCGTACCCGAGACGTTCTTCTGGATCGTCGACTTGACGTTGCCGATCTTCTGGGAGTCGGTCGCCTTGACGTAGATCGTGGTGACCTTGTTCTTCGAGTCGCTGAGGGCCTGGGCCTGGGCCAGCGGGATGTAGACGTTGGCGGCGGCGTCGCCGCTGTCGGCCGTGGCGATGCCGATCACCGAGAACTTGACGTTGCTGATGGTGAGCGTGGAGCCGACCTTGAGCGACTTCTCCTTGGCGTACGCGGAGTCGAGGACGGCGACCTTGCCGTCGGTCTCGGTGGTCTTGAAGGTACGGCCGCCGGTGATCGTGGAGGAGGTCAGCGGGCCGAGCGCGGGCTGGGTGACGTCGGTGCCGTAGACGGAGTAGTTGTTGACGTCGAAGTTGGCGCCGCCGCCCCGCACTTCACCCTGCGGCCGGCCGCTCCCCTGACCGCCGCCGGGGCCACCCTGGCCGCCGCCGGTACCGCCGCCGCTACCGCTACCGCCGCCGTTCTGCTGGAACTGGCCGCGGGTGAACTGGCCGTTGATCTTGATGACCTGAAGGCTCAGCCCGCCGACCGCGTCGGCGACTCCGCTCTGCTTGCCGACCTTGGTGACGGTCGCGGTGGACAGGGTCTGGAAGCCCTGCACCAGGACGCGGTCGGTGCTCTGCTCGGCGCCGGAGTCGTTGTCCTGCGCGTCGAACCGGAAGCGCGGCCGGTCCGAGGGGTTCGCGGTGGGCGTCGCGGCCTTGGTGACCGTCATGTCCGTACCCAGGCCGTACAGCGACTGCAGGACCTTGTCCTGGGCCTTCCCCATGCCGGAGGACACGGAGGTGACCACGATGACCAGCGCGATGCCCAGCGCGAGGCCGGAGGCGACGACGAGTGCCGCTTTTCTGCGGCGGCGCAGTTCGCGCCTCAGGTAGGTGAAGAACATGGCCGCAAGGTAGGTACGGCGCGTGATGAAGGCATAAGGCCGACATAAGAGAACGATGAGAAGGCTGTCCGAGGGCCAGAAATCCGCTCGCACCCACCTGTCGGCGGACGGCGCCGGCGGGGCCCGCGGACCCGTACGGTTGCCCGACCCCGACGGCGGATCAACAATGAGTAGGGGTGTTCTGTCGGCACCGGGAGCAATCCATGGGAGCCAGAACTCCACGTCCGGGACTGTTGGACGGCGACGGCGACATCGCCATCCACAAGTGCTCGTCCTGGTCTCAACGAACCACCGCTCATGTCGCCGATCTGCAAGGGCAGATCAACAGGCTGAAGAGCCGGGCCGGAGCCGAGGCCGGAGCCGGAGCCGGTCTCGACACGGGATGCGTCGAGAAGGCGGAGACCCATCTCAGAGCGGCCCGGGAAGCACTGGGCGGCAGGGGACTCTGGCAGCGCCTCTCCGGCAGGGCCTCGGACCGGGCGCTGGCGAACGTCCATGAGGCCGAGGTCGCGATCGTACGCCTGGTCCCGGAGAACGAGTTGCGCGGGAAACTCCTGCCCGTCCTCGTTCAGGCCCGGCTGCATCTCGATCCGGGCGATGCGCGTCTGCAGCGGCTGGAACAGGTGGCGTCGCGGTCGCGCAACGGCAAAGTCACCGAGGACGACCGGGAGTTGCTCGCACACACGCTGCACAGCGCCTACCAGGCCGAGCAGGCGGAGCGGGCCAAGGTCCGCAGCTTCATCGCCATCGTCGGGGTGGCGACCGTCGTCATGGCGCTGATAGCCGTCGGCTTCGCCCTGTGGGCCCTCACGGATGCGCATGGCGTCGGGACAAGATTCTGCTTCCCGATGAACGCCGACAACCCGAACGCCGTACCCACCGTCTGCCCGCTCGGGGACGAGCCGTCCTGGCAGGGGGTCTGGTTCGTCGAGTTCTGCGGAATGCTCGGCGCCGCGGTCGCCGGGGCGATCTCCCTGCGTGAGGTCCGGGGGACCGCCGGCCCCTACCGGGTGGCCTCCGGGCTGCTCCTGCTGCGACTTCCCGTCGGGGCGCTCACCGCCGTCATCGGGATCATCCTGCTCAGTGGCCGGTTCTTCCCGGGGCTCACCGCCCTCGACACGTCCACGCAGATCATCGCGTGGGCCATCGCGTTCGGCGTGCTGCAGGAGCCCGTGACCCGTGCCATCGACCGGCAGGGCCAGTTCCTGCTGGAGAACGTGCGGGCCTCCGGACGCAAGCCGGACAACGGCCCCGGAAAGCGGCCACGGCCGGGCAGGAAGCCCCCCGCGTCCTCGTCTCAAGCCTCGCACCCGGAGCCGGAGCCCGAGCCCGAGCTGGAGCCCCAGTCCGAGCCCGAGCTGGAGCCCCAGTCCGAGCCGGAGCCGGAGCCGGCGGGCGAGCCCGAGCCGAAGGCGCGAGGCGGTGCGGTGTCCCGGGTCCTCGGGCGGAGGTCCGCTTCCCGGGCCCCGCGACGCCCCGACTGAAAGGGCGGGTCATGCGAAAGGCGGTCACCCTCTCGGGCAACCGCCTTCAGCACACACGGAGTCGGGTCAGGACCGGCCTCAGACGGCCGAACCCGCCTTCCACTGCGCCCAGTCCATGTTCCAGCCGTTGAGGCCGTTGTCCGGCGCGACCGTCTTGTCGCCGGTGTTGGAGACGACCACGACGTCACCGACGATCGAGTTGGTGTAGAACCAGTAGCCCGCCGTGCCCGTGTCGTTGGCGCCCTTGGTGTCGGACAGACCCACGCAGCCGTGGCTGGTGTTCACCGAGCCGAAGATGGACTTCGCGCCCCAGTAGTTGCCGTGCACGAAGGTGCCGGAGTTGGTGAGGCGGATGGCGTGCGGCACGTCCTTGATGTCGTACTCGCCCTTGCCGTCGTCGTCGGTGAAGCCCACGGTCGCGCCGTTCATGCGCGTCTCCTTGAACTTCTCCGACATCACCATCTGGCCCTCGTACGTCTTGTTGTCAGGCGAGCCGGCGGAGATCGGGATGGTCTTGATGACCGCGCCGTTGTGCGTGACCTTCATCTGCTTGGTCTTCGCGTCGACGTAGGAGACCTGGTTGCGGCCGATCTTGAAGGTGACCGTCTTCTGCTGGACTCCGATGACACCCTTGGCGCCCTCCACACCGTCGAGCGCGAGCTTCAGCGTGACGGTGGAGTTCTCCTTCCAGTAGTCCTTGGGCCGGCAGTCCATGCGCTGGGTGGAGAACCAGTGGCAGACGACCTCCTGGCCACTGGTGGAGGTGACAGTGACGCCCTTCTGGACGGCCGCCTTGTTGGTGATCTCCTTGTTGAAGTTGATCGACACCGGCATGCCCACGCCGACGGTCGAGCCGTCCTCGGGCGTGAAGTTGCCTATGAAGCTGTTGGCCGGGGAGACCGTGGTGAACGAGGCGTTCTCGTGGGCCTCCAGGCCCGCGGAGTCCTTCGCGCTGGCCGCCACCTTGTAGGTGGTGGACCGCTCCAACTGGCTGTTCGGCTTCCAGCTGGTCTTGTCGGCGGAGAGCGTGCCCTGGACGGCGGTCCCCTCGGCGGTGGTCATCGTCACCGTGGTGAGCGTGCCCTTGCTCACGGTGACGGCCGCCGAGTTGTTGATGGAGGCGTTGTTCGAGCCGTCCGCAGGTGTGATCTTGATCTGGGCCTCGGAGGACTTCTTGGCCGCCGCCTCGTCGGCCTTGGCCTGCGAGGAGCTGCCTCCGCCGTCGGAGGCGCCACTGTCGCCGCCGGAACACGCAGAGAGCACCAGAACACCGCCGAGCAGGGCGGACGCGGCCATCAGACCTCGACGCCGCCTACTGTCCGTCATCACACGCTTCTCCATCGTTGCCGATTACAGAACCCCGAGAGTCCCCGTCAAAAAACATCAACGCTACGACCAGTTCGTCCCGTTCCACATTTCCCGAAGGTGTGGGGCACGCCACGTTCATGGCGTGGTTGGTGCGGGTGTCGGTTCGTGCGCCTGCTGAGACGAAGAAACCCCGGGCGGCGGTTGCCGTCCGGGGTCACGGTTTCCCCAAGACGCTCAGCCGATGCCGACCTCTTCGTCGTCCGACTCGCCGTCGGACTCCCCATCATGGTCGACATCATCGTCGTCGAGGTCCCACTCCGGCGAATCCGGGTCGTAGTCGATCCGCTCGCTGGACCAGGAGGCCTGCTGGAGCTCCACCCCGGGCACCTGACTGACCAGGTCGAACGGGTCGACGAGGTAGGCGAGGGCCTCCGCGGTGTCTTCCGTCACAGCGCCCTCGGTGTGCGCGCGCTCGTCGTCCGGCAGCTCCGCGTCCGAGGCCACCCGCCGCAGGGCCGCCTTGCTCACGGCGTCCTCGTCGTGAATTTCCAGCACGAGTTCCACGCGAAGCCGTACAAAACGTGATGTCTCTTCAGAGTTCATGGCCGGAGCGTACGACTCAGAGCTCCTGCAACTTTCCCGCGACCCGCGCCTTTCATTAGCATCGGGCCACACGGCCAATTCGCCAGCGTCACAAGGGGATCGATATTCCGTGTCATCCGCTCGCCGTCCGTTGCTGACCGCCACCGCCGCGGGGACCCTGTTGGGCGCCCTGTGGTTCGTCCCGTCCGCCAACGCGTCCCAGGACGCCCCGGCCAGAACGGAAACGACGACGCAGGTCACCACGCAGGCACGGGTCGCGTCGTCGACGACGTCCGAGTCGTCGTCGGAGTCGTCGTCATCGCAATCGTCGACCTCGCAATCGTCGTCGGAGTCCTCGGAGTCGGCAGTCGGGACGGCGGCCCGAACCACGGCCGACGACGGCACCCGGCTCGCCGACACCGGAAGCTTCGACACGACCCCGTACGTCGTCGGCGGGACCACGCTTCTCGCCCTCGGCGCCGGCTTCGTCGTTTATTCGGTTCGCCGGGAACGTCTGGGTTTTTGAATTAACTTGACTGTTCTTTGACGGGTTCTTCATAGTTCGCCCATGAAGAGATCATCGGGGGCGCGGCTGTGCGCCACGGCCGCCATCGGCGCACTGTCACTCTCCCTCCTCACCGCCTGCTCGGACGACGGGTCGAAGGACACCGCGGACTCCAAGCCGTCTGCCTCCGCATCGGCGTCCACCTCCTCGTCGGCCCCGGCCGGCAAGGCCCTCACCAGCGCCGAGCTGGAGAAGCTGCTGCTCGCCAAGGGCGACGTCAAGGGTTACAAGGTCGGCCCGAAGGACCCGTCCGCCACAACCTCCAAGTCCGCGTTGAAGGTCGACAAGGCCGCGTGCAACCCGATCGCCTGGGCCACGAACGGGCTCGCTCCGGGCGACACGGACGCGAACGCCACCAACAGCCTCACGGAGGAGAAGCCGACGGCCGCCACCGCGCAGCCCAAGGACCTCGAGGACGCCTTCAGCATCAAGATGACGTACGTCGGCCTCTCGTCCTACGAGGCCGACGGCGCCGAAAAGACGATGAAGGCCCTGTCCGACGGGGTGACGGCGTGTGCCGGCGGGTACGGCTTCAACGTCGACGGTGAGGCCTCGAAGGTCGTCAAGGTCGCCGCGGCGAAGGGCTCCGGGAAGGGCGAGGAGTCGGTGGCGTTCCTCCAGGAGACAACGGTGGAGGGCCAGAAGATCACCGCCCACACCGAGGTGGTGCGCAAGGGCGGCACCCTCGCCACGTTCTTCACGATGGACGTCGCCAAGCTCGTGCAGGGCGGAGACATGGGCCCCGTCCCCGCCGCCGTGCTCGACGCACAGGTCGCCAAGCTCAAGTAGCCCGCCGGACCCCCGTAGGGGCCCTGCCGTCGCGCTCTCATCACGCGCGTACGGCAGGGCCCCGACCGCTTGCTGTCCTGTCCTGCTGCCCTACCGCAGCGGCCCGGTGATCGTCTCCACCGCCGCGACGAGCCGGCCGTCGCGCACGAACGCGTCCGCCGCCGCGAGGTCGGGCGCGAGGAACCGGTCCGGGCCGGGGCCCTGGACGCCCGCCTTGCGCACGGCGTCGATGACCGCCCGGGTCGCGGGCGCCGGGGTCAGCCCCTCGCGCAGCTCCACGCCGCGTGTGGCGGCGTACAGCTCGACGGCGATGACGCGCGTCAGGTTGTCGA is a window encoding:
- a CDS encoding LPXTG cell wall anchor domain-containing protein, with translation MSSARRPLLTATAAGTLLGALWFVPSANASQDAPARTETTTQVTTQARVASSTTSESSSESSSSQSSTSQSSSESSESAVGTAARTTADDGTRLADTGSFDTTPYVVGGTTLLALGAGFVVYSVRRERLGF
- a CDS encoding RNA polymerase sigma factor → MLFRIDQRHRDEDRALVQRFKAHPAPSPERDRAFGELLTRHRRLVLSYCRRWVDDPGLAEDVAQQVFLALWKGLDRMENPDGLHSWLRTVTHHQCTAQFAGPAQDRRPHRRLRPPEVLASHDQALFENAATVGEEEDSVLLALQVDQLGAVLDRFAGALPPRLQPVYRLHVREGWDGEELKRRLGVPDATMRRFKSDLLTEELARLLVTNLVAAEALDRGREASCGRLLDLLGERRSDEPLTRSLVLKVDKHLRQCTACEVREQHFRQEWRRALPLLVSSGLHEPESDHIELTAAAHDLARCGHQPPAGTVRRTGRRLAVALVVLLGTLAGGVAWQVDGGRSADTVLAGPDAPGSSGGRSSSGSAPDTGSSSPHSPDSGDGDGDSDSDGDRGAGSSAGKKTTPNGSNPSNHGKGGKDKKDGKGRADGNDGDDGDDGDDGGSGDRIGTDPSANPGDGPSPSAPGQTDPSPGPDPAPDPPPAELPPPHAPTPPSSAPAPPTPHKLVVHLNAPSAGGVSVAVNGAGLGTCSKAYEAPAKDCAYTVHVGDTVHLAPLNSLVTWGAPCAGGAPEALCEFLVAGDVTTSLTTSYNPG
- a CDS encoding ABC transporter permease, whose product is MFFTYLRRELRRRRKAALVVASGLALGIALVIVVTSVSSGMGKAQDKVLQSLYGLGTDMTVTKAATPTANPSDRPRFRFDAQDNDSGAEQSTDRVLVQGFQTLSTATVTKVGKQSGVADAVGGLSLQVIKINGQFTRGQFQQNGGGSGSGGGTGGGQGGPGGGQGSGRPQGEVRGGGANFDVNNYSVYGTDVTQPALGPLTSSTITGGRTFKTTETDGKVAVLDSAYAKEKSLKVGSTLTISNVKFSVIGIATADSGDAAANVYIPLAQAQALSDSKNKVTTIYVKATDSQKIGNVKSTIQKNVSGTTVTTSADLADTVSGSLSTASSLATNVGKWLSIAVLIAAFLVAGLLTSSAVSRRVREFGTLKALGWKSGRVTRQVVGEAMVNGLLGGALGIALGLAGAYAVTAVSPTLQAQLGGGGGGQGGPGGGGGFGGFGRRAASKTLDVALTAPVSVTTVAIAVALAVAGGLIAGAFGGWRASRLRPADALRRVE
- a CDS encoding ABC transporter ATP-binding protein; translated protein: MYELRGVTKRYTRGKETVHALDGVDLTIPDGDRLVIQGPTGGGKSTLLQMIGALDRPSAGEVVLDGVDLAKLSEARLTKVRSENIGFVFQSFNLIPTLNAQENVETALVPLGVKPKERRERAAEALTSVGLGERIGHLPSEMSGGQQQRVAIARALVKQPKVLLADEPTGNLDESMRDEIMDVLHTMWKEHGLTFIMVTHDSSIAKKAPRLATIRKGRITVKENAASA
- a CDS encoding L,D-transpeptidase — its product is MEKRVMTDSRRRRGLMAASALLGGVLVLSACSGGDSGASDGGGSSSQAKADEAAAKKSSEAQIKITPADGSNNASINNSAAVTVSKGTLTTVTMTTAEGTAVQGTLSADKTSWKPNSQLERSTTYKVAASAKDSAGLEAHENASFTTVSPANSFIGNFTPEDGSTVGVGMPVSINFNKEITNKAAVQKGVTVTSTSGQEVVCHWFSTQRMDCRPKDYWKENSTVTLKLALDGVEGAKGVIGVQQKTVTFKIGRNQVSYVDAKTKQMKVTHNGAVIKTIPISAGSPDNKTYEGQMVMSEKFKETRMNGATVGFTDDDGKGEYDIKDVPHAIRLTNSGTFVHGNYWGAKSIFGSVNTSHGCVGLSDTKGANDTGTAGYWFYTNSIVGDVVVVSNTGDKTVAPDNGLNGWNMDWAQWKAGSAV